A genomic segment from uncultured Desulfuromonas sp. encodes:
- a CDS encoding 50S ribosomal protein L11 methyltransferase produces MGRIFLPFTIGRSFRILPQGHPAIEDDRINLWMAPGAFGSGEHETTESCLEILEKLDEVSGARVLDLGSGTGILAIAALKLGAKSACCIDIDPAAVATCRLNAELNGVADKINHLCGTLEDFDCGSYDLILANIYGDILLNVAKSLAQKALPGAPLLLSGILYEYNFDVRNTYQKHACQVTKNFMLNEFSTVLLHKQP; encoded by the coding sequence GTGGGACGTATTTTTTTACCTTTTACCATTGGCCGTTCTTTCCGGATTCTCCCTCAAGGACATCCGGCAATTGAGGATGACCGGATCAACTTATGGATGGCTCCAGGAGCGTTTGGATCGGGAGAACATGAGACCACGGAAAGTTGCCTGGAAATTCTGGAAAAACTTGATGAGGTGTCGGGGGCACGCGTCCTTGACCTTGGCAGCGGCACCGGAATTCTGGCGATTGCCGCCCTCAAGCTGGGGGCAAAGAGTGCCTGCTGTATTGATATTGACCCGGCTGCCGTAGCAACGTGTCGCCTGAATGCTGAATTAAATGGCGTCGCTGACAAAATCAACCATCTGTGTGGCACATTGGAAGATTTTGATTGCGGCAGCTACGATCTGATTCTGGCCAACATTTATGGCGACATTCTTCTCAATGTTGCCAAAAGCCTTGCTCAAAAAGCCCTACCTGGAGCGCCTCTCTTGCTCTCAGGAATTCTTTACGAATACAACTTTGACGTTCGCAACACCTATCAGAAACATGCGTGCCAGGTGACTAAAAACTTTATGCTCAACGAATTCAGTACCGTGTTATTACACAAACAGCCTTAG
- a CDS encoding TlpA disulfide reductase family protein codes for MLVCFLIALASCSPEQGDTPDTQKNQTASAPDFELTSLSGETVRLSSLRGKLVVLNFWATWCPPCREEMPSMQRLHELMPADRFILLAVNIEAQGRQPVADFVKTHPVGFTILLDETGQARSLYGVAKYPETFIIDPQGQVVEKVIGGMNWSEPRVVNYLRSLLPSQSH; via the coding sequence ATGCTGGTGTGCTTTCTCATTGCTTTAGCCTCCTGTAGCCCTGAGCAGGGTGATACACCGGACACGCAAAAAAATCAAACAGCATCAGCGCCAGATTTTGAACTGACTTCCTTGTCAGGAGAAACTGTTCGTCTGTCGTCATTAAGAGGCAAGTTGGTTGTCCTCAACTTCTGGGCGACTTGGTGTCCCCCGTGTCGAGAAGAAATGCCGTCCATGCAACGATTACATGAGTTGATGCCAGCAGACAGATTTATCCTCCTCGCTGTCAATATTGAAGCGCAGGGGAGGCAGCCTGTGGCAGATTTTGTCAAAACGCATCCTGTGGGGTTTACCATATTACTTGATGAAACAGGTCAGGCCCGTTCCTTGTACGGTGTGGCAAAATACCCGGAGACGTTCATTATTGATCCGCAGGGGCAGGTTGTTGAAAAGGTGATCGGTGGCATGAATTGGAGCGAGCCGCGTGTTGTGAACTATCTGCGAAGTTTGTTGCCTTCTCAGTCGCACTGA
- a CDS encoding Fur family transcriptional regulator, which yields MAKVKELFRDYLAKHGLKVTRQREVILEGFLSSPSHLSAEELYLRLRKDHPNIGYATVYRTMKLLAESGIASERHFGDRQTRYEPNTSEDHHYHLICNSCGRIIEFEDGKIDALLKQTAADHEFTLSHQRLELYGVCPSCQAG from the coding sequence ATGGCAAAAGTCAAAGAACTGTTTCGTGATTATCTGGCTAAGCATGGTTTAAAAGTGACCCGTCAGCGCGAAGTCATTCTGGAGGGTTTCCTCAGCTCGCCCTCGCACCTGTCCGCAGAAGAATTGTACCTGCGTCTTCGTAAAGATCATCCCAACATCGGCTACGCAACGGTCTATCGGACCATGAAGCTTCTGGCGGAGAGCGGTATTGCCAGTGAACGCCATTTTGGCGATCGGCAGACCCGCTATGAACCGAATACCAGTGAAGATCATCATTACCATCTGATTTGTAATTCCTGTGGTCGGATTATCGAATTTGAGGATGGCAAAATTGATGCGTTGCTCAAGCAGACTGCCGCTGACCATGAGTTTACTTTGTCACATCAACGTCTGGAACTCTACGGCGTGTGTCCCTCGTGTCAGGCTGGTTAA
- the kdsB gene encoding 3-deoxy-manno-octulosonate cytidylyltransferase, which produces MKITAIIPARYASSRFPGKPLVDILGKTMIQRVYEQTSKAELVDDVIVATDDQRIADAVDMFGGRVCMTSDQHETGTDRLAEVAAQLDCDLVVNVQGDEPLIDPRMIDQAIAPLKDNPAIDMGTLMVPLTDSQEYLNPNVVKVVTNREGDALYFSRAPIPWYRDHSASAQSDFSAIRACKHVGLYVYRRAFLLAYPGLEATPLEQAEKLEQLRALENGYRIRVVETTLQSQGVDTPEDLARVRELLSQL; this is translated from the coding sequence GTGAAAATTACTGCAATTATTCCTGCCCGTTATGCCTCCTCCCGTTTCCCGGGTAAACCTCTGGTGGACATCTTGGGTAAAACGATGATCCAACGGGTCTATGAACAGACATCGAAAGCGGAACTGGTCGATGACGTGATTGTCGCCACAGATGATCAGCGAATCGCTGATGCGGTTGACATGTTCGGCGGCCGTGTCTGCATGACGTCGGATCAGCATGAAACAGGCACCGACCGGCTGGCGGAAGTGGCCGCCCAACTGGATTGCGATCTGGTTGTCAATGTCCAGGGCGATGAACCGTTGATTGATCCGCGTATGATTGATCAGGCGATTGCACCACTTAAAGATAATCCTGCTATCGACATGGGAACTCTTATGGTTCCACTGACAGACAGCCAGGAGTATCTCAATCCGAACGTGGTTAAGGTCGTCACCAATCGCGAGGGTGATGCGCTCTATTTTTCACGTGCTCCCATTCCCTGGTATCGTGATCACAGCGCCAGTGCCCAAAGCGATTTCAGCGCGATACGGGCCTGTAAACATGTCGGCCTTTATGTCTATCGCCGAGCATTTTTGCTTGCTTATCCGGGGCTTGAAGCAACACCTCTTGAGCAGGCTGAAAAGCTCGAACAACTTCGAGCCCTGGAAAACGGTTACCGTATTCGAGTTGTCGAAACCACTCTTCAATCTCAAGGTGTCGATACCCCTGAAGATCTGGCTCGCGTTCGAGAACTTCTTTCTCAACTGTAA
- a CDS encoding CTP synthase produces the protein MKTKFLFVTGGVVSSLGKGLAAASIGALMEARGLRISMQKLDPYINVDPGTMSPFQHGEVFVTDDGAETDLDLGHYERYTSARLSRKSNFTTGQVYDAVIRKERRGDYLGGTVQVIPHITNEIKSKIIENAKGVDLAIVEVGGTVGDIESLPFLEAIRQFRTDLGHENVLYVHLTLVPYLAAAGELKTKPTQHSVKELREIGIQPDILLCRCDREIPRDMKNKIALFCNVREESVITARDVGSIYEVPVIYHEQGLDERVVDGLGIWTKAPDLAAWQNVVRRVKEPASQTTIAIVGKYVELTESYKSLSEALIHGGIANDCRVNLKYVDSESLERHGLGDTFADVDGILVPGGFGERGSEGKTAAIRFARENKVPFFGICLGMQMAVVEFARNVCKLPDAYSAEFREEAKNPVIHIMEEQKEIASKGGTMRLGAYSCELQEGSLAHRIYGQKRISERHRHRYEFNNAYRSTLNDCGLEISGVNPDADLVEIIEISNHPWFLACQFHPEFRSRPMDPHPLFESFVGACLHQAKEA, from the coding sequence ATGAAAACCAAGTTTCTGTTTGTGACCGGAGGGGTTGTCTCTTCTCTGGGTAAAGGGTTGGCTGCAGCTTCAATCGGAGCATTGATGGAAGCACGTGGCTTACGCATTTCCATGCAGAAACTTGACCCGTATATCAATGTTGATCCCGGCACCATGAGCCCATTTCAACACGGTGAAGTTTTCGTGACTGACGATGGTGCGGAAACAGATCTCGACCTAGGTCATTACGAGCGTTATACGTCGGCACGCCTTTCACGGAAATCCAATTTCACGACGGGACAGGTTTACGATGCGGTTATCCGCAAGGAGCGTCGTGGTGACTATCTGGGTGGGACCGTTCAGGTTATTCCGCACATTACCAACGAAATTAAAAGTAAAATCATCGAAAACGCCAAGGGCGTTGATCTGGCAATTGTTGAAGTAGGTGGTACTGTTGGTGATATCGAATCGCTGCCGTTTCTTGAAGCAATTCGTCAGTTCCGGACAGATCTCGGCCATGAAAATGTGCTGTATGTTCACCTGACATTGGTTCCTTATCTAGCCGCAGCAGGGGAATTGAAAACCAAACCGACACAACACAGTGTTAAGGAACTGCGTGAAATCGGTATTCAGCCCGATATCCTGCTGTGCCGTTGTGACCGTGAAATCCCCCGTGACATGAAAAATAAAATTGCCCTGTTCTGTAACGTGCGTGAGGAGTCGGTGATCACCGCTCGCGATGTCGGTTCAATTTATGAAGTGCCGGTGATTTACCATGAGCAAGGCCTTGATGAGCGCGTTGTTGATGGTTTGGGAATTTGGACCAAAGCACCGGATCTTGCCGCTTGGCAGAATGTTGTTCGCCGTGTCAAGGAACCGGCGTCACAGACGACAATCGCCATCGTCGGTAAATATGTTGAACTCACCGAAAGTTATAAATCGTTGTCTGAGGCCCTGATCCATGGTGGCATTGCCAACGACTGCCGGGTCAACCTGAAATATGTTGATTCTGAATCTCTTGAACGCCATGGTCTTGGTGATACCTTTGCCGATGTCGATGGTATTCTTGTTCCTGGTGGTTTTGGCGAGCGAGGTAGCGAAGGTAAAACGGCTGCCATCCGTTTTGCACGAGAAAATAAAGTGCCTTTTTTCGGGATCTGTCTGGGAATGCAAATGGCGGTGGTCGAATTTGCCCGTAATGTGTGCAAATTGCCTGATGCCTATTCCGCAGAATTTCGTGAGGAAGCAAAAAATCCGGTGATTCACATCATGGAAGAGCAAAAGGAAATTGCTTCCAAGGGCGGTACCATGCGTCTTGGCGCTTATAGCTGCGAGTTGCAGGAAGGCAGTCTGGCGCATCGAATCTATGGCCAAAAACGTATTTCAGAGCGTCATCGTCATCGTTATGAATTTAACAACGCCTATCGTTCCACTCTGAATGACTGTGGTCTGGAAATTTCCGGTGTCAATCCGGATGCTGACTTGGTCGAAATTATCGAGATCTCCAATCATCCCTGGTTCCTGGCCTGTCAGTTCCATCCCGAGTTCCGTTCACGTCCAATGGACCCTCATCCCTTGTTTGAATCATTTGTCGGAGCCTGTCTCCACCAGGCAAAGGAAGCGTAA
- the kdsA gene encoding 3-deoxy-8-phosphooctulonate synthase has product MVTEVKIGDVTFGDQHPFVLVSGPCVLEDLDTTRQIAESLKNLTDKLGIGFVFKASYDKANRTSVTSYRGPGIDAGLEMLAKIKSEFNVPVVSDVHDVTQVAAAAQVLDIIQIPAFLCRQTDLLVAAGNSGCVVNVKKGQFQAPWDMKHVVGKVLSTGNDQILLTERGASFGYNNLVVDMRSLLIMRELGKPVIFDATHAVQLPGGADGASAGQREYVAALSRAAVAIGIDGLFWEVHPDPDCARCDGPNSLYLKDLQPILESLLALDAVVKNR; this is encoded by the coding sequence ATGGTCACTGAAGTTAAAATCGGCGATGTCACATTCGGGGATCAACATCCGTTTGTTCTGGTGTCCGGTCCTTGTGTCCTCGAAGACTTGGATACAACACGGCAGATCGCTGAATCGCTCAAAAATCTGACAGACAAACTGGGCATCGGTTTTGTTTTTAAAGCCTCTTATGATAAGGCCAATCGCACTTCAGTGACTTCATATCGTGGTCCGGGGATCGACGCTGGTCTGGAGATGCTGGCCAAAATCAAATCTGAATTCAATGTGCCGGTTGTTTCAGACGTACACGATGTGACTCAGGTGGCTGCTGCCGCTCAGGTTCTCGATATTATCCAGATCCCGGCATTTTTATGTCGTCAGACAGACCTGTTGGTCGCGGCAGGCAACAGCGGTTGTGTCGTCAACGTAAAAAAAGGGCAATTCCAAGCCCCGTGGGACATGAAACATGTTGTTGGTAAAGTCCTTTCTACGGGAAACGATCAAATTCTCCTCACTGAGCGTGGTGCCAGTTTTGGCTACAATAACTTGGTCGTGGATATGCGCTCCTTGCTGATTATGCGTGAACTCGGTAAGCCGGTTATTTTCGACGCAACACATGCCGTCCAGCTTCCAGGTGGTGCAGATGGTGCTTCCGCCGGTCAGCGTGAATATGTTGCTGCTCTTTCCCGTGCAGCCGTAGCCATTGGCATTGATGGCCTCTTCTGGGAAGTCCATCCTGATCCAGATTGTGCCCGTTGCGATGGACCGAATTCTCTGTATCTCAAAGACCTTCAACCTATTCTTGAGTCTCTTTTGGCTCTTGATGCTGTGGTGAAAAATCGATGA
- a CDS encoding KpsF/GutQ family sugar-phosphate isomerase: MTDKHSIIDVARNTLKIEADAVLALHDRIGDEFCRAVELILNCQGRLVITGMGKSGLICQKIAATMASTGTPAFFLHPAEGIHGDLGMLMKGDVVLAVSNSGETEEIVRILPVIKRLGLKLVSMSGNPASTLARAGDVSLDISVDKEACPLGLAPTASTTATLAMGDALAVALLQEKDFRAEDFALFHPGGALGKRLLLRVEDLMHQGDSIPLVSRSTTVKEALFEITSKKLGITGVVDEHGGLIGVFTDGDLRRCLEGDLSLERVMDQVMSHHPKRVLRSNLAAKALQLMEEFSITSLFVFEQENDLQPVGIIHLHDLLKAGVV, from the coding sequence ATGACCGATAAGCACTCCATCATTGATGTCGCAAGAAACACCCTGAAAATTGAGGCGGATGCTGTCCTGGCCCTGCATGATCGGATTGGCGATGAGTTTTGTCGGGCTGTGGAGCTGATTCTCAATTGTCAGGGCCGTCTGGTGATCACCGGCATGGGAAAATCAGGCCTAATTTGTCAGAAAATTGCTGCAACCATGGCATCAACCGGAACACCCGCGTTTTTTCTTCATCCTGCTGAGGGGATTCATGGTGATCTCGGCATGTTGATGAAAGGCGATGTTGTTCTTGCCGTCTCTAATTCTGGAGAGACGGAAGAAATTGTCCGGATTCTTCCAGTAATAAAACGTCTGGGTCTGAAGCTGGTTTCGATGAGTGGTAATCCTGCCAGCACTCTGGCTCGGGCGGGCGATGTGTCACTGGATATTTCAGTGGATAAAGAAGCTTGCCCCCTTGGCCTCGCGCCCACGGCAAGTACGACGGCAACATTGGCTATGGGTGACGCTTTGGCGGTAGCGTTGTTGCAGGAAAAAGATTTTCGTGCCGAAGATTTTGCACTTTTTCATCCCGGTGGAGCACTCGGAAAACGTCTGTTGTTGCGCGTCGAAGATCTGATGCATCAAGGCGACAGCATTCCTTTGGTGTCGCGTTCAACGACAGTTAAAGAGGCCTTGTTCGAAATTACTTCAAAAAAACTGGGGATTACCGGTGTCGTCGATGAGCACGGCGGTTTGATTGGTGTGTTTACCGATGGTGATCTACGTCGTTGTTTGGAAGGTGATCTGTCGCTTGAGCGTGTGATGGATCAGGTGATGAGTCATCATCCGAAACGGGTCCTTCGCAGCAACCTAGCTGCCAAAGCATTGCAATTGATGGAAGAGTTTTCCATTACTTCGTTATTCGTTTTTGAGCAGGAGAATGATTTGCAGCCGGTTGGAATTATTCACCTTCATGACTTGCTGAAAGCAGGTGTGGTATGA
- a CDS encoding HAD-IIIA family hydrolase, translating into MKKHSIEKIRLLLLDVDGVLTDGRIIYDNNGVESKAFHVRDGHGLKLLQRAGIKVGIITGRSSQVVAHRAEELGIEIVYQGAKNKLEPYEKILQDLELTDHQVAYVGDDLVDLPILRRVGCSFTVADAIADIKPYVDYITTLPGGQGAVREVCDMLLRQSGLWDSVTDRYFE; encoded by the coding sequence ATGAAAAAGCATTCCATCGAGAAAATCAGACTGTTGTTGCTCGATGTTGATGGCGTTTTGACCGATGGTCGTATCATCTACGATAACAACGGTGTTGAAAGTAAAGCGTTCCACGTGCGTGACGGGCATGGCCTTAAATTATTACAGCGCGCTGGAATTAAAGTCGGCATTATTACCGGTCGCAGTTCGCAAGTCGTTGCTCACCGGGCTGAAGAACTGGGAATTGAGATTGTCTACCAGGGAGCGAAAAATAAGCTCGAACCGTATGAAAAGATTCTTCAGGACCTTGAGCTGACGGACCATCAGGTTGCTTACGTCGGTGATGATCTTGTTGATCTGCCGATTTTGCGTCGTGTTGGCTGCTCGTTTACGGTTGCGGATGCTATTGCTGATATCAAACCCTATGTGGATTACATTACGACATTACCTGGAGGACAGGGGGCTGTTCGCGAAGTGTGTGACATGCTGTTACGACAATCTGGTTTGTGGGACTCGGTTACGGATCGTTATTTTGAATAA
- the lptC gene encoding LPS export ABC transporter periplasmic protein LptC codes for MIQREKIRRFLIVALLSICTVLLVFVLFYDKTPSTVDVIEDVVMDADVELKTFHYTETVDGVAHWTLTGESAAHDFNQDQTRIDKVRMELFDQKNLGDVVLTADQGMALLSQEQVDVSGNVVIRTENGYTMKTDQATYFGNRSQGGMIESALEVDIRSGQLELHGTGLSMDIEGRRMQLKQAVSATFYPQVKKEQP; via the coding sequence ATGATTCAACGCGAAAAAATACGCCGCTTCCTGATTGTCGCTTTACTTTCTATCTGTACAGTATTGTTGGTTTTTGTCCTTTTCTACGACAAGACCCCGAGCACTGTTGATGTGATTGAAGATGTGGTTATGGATGCGGATGTCGAACTCAAGACGTTCCATTACACGGAAACCGTTGACGGTGTTGCCCATTGGACCTTGACTGGCGAGTCGGCAGCACACGATTTTAATCAGGACCAGACCCGCATTGACAAGGTGCGTATGGAACTGTTTGATCAGAAGAATCTCGGTGATGTTGTCCTGACCGCAGACCAGGGGATGGCGCTTTTATCCCAAGAACAGGTAGATGTCTCTGGAAATGTTGTGATTCGTACAGAAAACGGCTACACCATGAAGACAGATCAGGCCACATATTTCGGCAACCGTTCTCAAGGTGGTATGATCGAGTCTGCTCTGGAGGTCGATATTCGTTCTGGGCAGCTTGAGCTCCATGGTACTGGATTGAGTATGGATATTGAAGGTCGGCGCATGCAGTTGAAGCAGGCGGTTTCAGCGACATTTTATCCTCAGGTTAAAAAGGAGCAACCATGA
- the lptA gene encoding lipopolysaccharide transport periplasmic protein LptA — MMRVFLLVCSLIWFTAVFAFAATEVAHNADQPIHVTSQRLEANDAEGYFVFSGQVQAQQGDVTIYAQQLTVYYVDGQKKQVERVVAENDVRIVQTNRVATGQKAVFWQKEGRVELTGNPRVVQGDNVVEGEKILVYLNDSRSIVEGGKQGRVKAIFVPGESTE, encoded by the coding sequence ATGATGCGCGTGTTTTTACTCGTTTGCAGTCTGATCTGGTTCACGGCGGTTTTTGCTTTTGCCGCGACAGAAGTTGCACATAATGCTGATCAACCAATTCATGTCACATCGCAGCGACTTGAGGCCAACGATGCAGAAGGTTATTTTGTCTTTAGTGGACAGGTTCAGGCCCAACAGGGTGATGTGACGATCTACGCGCAACAACTGACAGTCTATTATGTTGATGGTCAGAAAAAACAGGTTGAGCGTGTTGTTGCTGAAAATGATGTGCGCATTGTTCAGACCAATCGTGTAGCGACCGGACAGAAGGCCGTTTTCTGGCAGAAAGAAGGCCGTGTTGAACTGACCGGCAATCCGCGAGTGGTTCAGGGTGACAATGTGGTTGAAGGAGAGAAAATCCTTGTTTACCTTAACGACAGTCGCAGTATTGTTGAAGGAGGAAAACAGGGGAGGGTGAAGGCGATCTTTGTGCCGGGAGAGTCGACCGAGTGA